From Oncorhynchus tshawytscha isolate Ot180627B linkage group LG11, Otsh_v2.0, whole genome shotgun sequence, the proteins below share one genomic window:
- the LOC112261487 gene encoding protein eva-1 homolog A-like, with translation MNAPPTGSPSPNMEVKVVSQEMALFSNALAAYTFIADQPERAALVFVSGVCVGLLLTLCALVVQIHCRTDCHYSNRRRHHHRNRTHHHHHGDHHCHHHHQPGHPNTGNPGVTTETSEDSDSEDWDDRNSDRTARRRRRFERTLLQTSVFTSAEELERAQRVEERERIMREIWMNGQPDVNTVTRSLNRYY, from the exons ATGAATGCCCCACCCACAGGAAGTCCCAGCCCAAATATGGAGGTGAAGGTGGTCTCCCAGGAGATGGCGTTGTTTAGCAACGCCCTGGCGGCCTACACCTTCATAGCAG aCCAGCCGGAGCGAGCAGCTCTTGTGTttgttagtggtgtgtgtgtgggtctcctTCTCACCCTCTGTGCCCTGGTGGTGCAGATACACTGTCGCACCGACTGTCACTACAGTAACCGACGGCGACATCACCATAGAAACAGgactcaccaccatcaccatgggGACCAtcactgtcaccaccaccaccaacctgGCCACCCTAACACAGGCAACCCTGGCGTAACCACAGAGACGAGTGAAGACAGCGACTCAGAGGACTGGGACGACAGGAACTCTGACCGTACGGCTCGACGACGAAGGCGATTTGAGAGAACGCTGCTGCAAACCAGCGTTTTCACCTCCGCagaag AGTTGGAGCGAGCTCAGAGGGTTGAGGAGCGAGAGAGGATCATGCGAGAGATCTGGATGAATGGACAGCCTGATGTCAACACTGTCACACGCAGCCTCAACAGATACTACTAA
- the LOC112261489 gene encoding XK-related protein 5 — protein MRQYTTSRDRGGSCVACCQVCVFAFTAFLIVAERTALIYCFVYYLWVGHNYCYGHWAGLTALFLLPGWGPQLLSWLWYQADGRICSKDLKWTHILHLGIFRRLWETMTSTGEDRCSEIMQQADVSALRLLEALVVTLPQTVLQTYVLICTDVGLSSPVSVCFAVCLLSLAWALVLYARACSLIRPGHLPMTPAAIACRLLWRVSMLGARLATLTLFTRLFRQWVLGVIGLHWLGATFWLVSQQSDIIKTPLRWRLFNLVLGAVHIFLFLNVKDGASRCRMAGFYLAMFIENALLLLAGSDFFSVASWDSMGIPAAVFCSFLIGVIALVLYYRFLHPKSFEIFQSIRHHGMGGACAVRGSSLSLEEKSHRHSQLVGGGNLLELPSQWQGWKHHHWLLIRLAMKTGDVARISHAYGEGGLVRLLGLEEETLPRSPDIPQRSLNVPQSSPIVPQVDEVRQVEEVIKAAPARDIISEVRQAVRQGEVRHVLPSPSPIQEVNPPLVEVLVEEVRGHLSEPSNPQDDSSPPHSSPPPSEERDEEDFQSATYCSPTPSSPKYPDYRHIDSNVVTSNTEGSSSAGSLDARRDSSPERSPSLLLGMGSPQRNFNPTESGTALYFSTDTVSPSSGSYLGWGSELSPISTYRRPYRIREPLFTSTPRQEPRAVPEEPGPSPSTTATTTHARKQLVQFVDHREKLI, from the exons ATGAGACAATACACCACTTCCCGGGACAGGGGAGGCTCCTGCGTGGCCTGCTGCCAAGTTTGCGTTTTCGCGTTTACTGCATTTCTCATTGTGGCTGAGCGGACTGCGC TGATCTACTGTTTCGTGTACTACCTGTGGGTGGGGCATAACTATTGCTATGGCCACTGGGCGGGGCTTACAGCCTTGTTTCTCCTCCCTGGATGGGGCCCCCAGTTGCTTAGTTGGCTGTGGTACCAGGCAGATGGACGTATATGCAGCAAAGATCTCAAATGGACTCACATCCTGCACCTGGGCATCTTTAGAAG gttaTGGGAGACTATGACATCCACTGGAGAGGATCGGTGTAGTGAGATAATGCAGCAGGCTGATGTTTCAGCTCTCCGCCTGTTAGAGGCACTGGTGGTAACTCTGCCACAGACTGTCTTGCAGACATATGTCCTCATCTGTACCGATGTAGGACTCTCTTCACCAG tgtCAGTGTGTTTTGCGGTGTGCCTGCTGTCCCTGGCCTGGGCCTTAGTGTTGTATGCCAGAGCCTGTTCCCTCATCAGACCTGGACATCTCCCCATGACCCCTGCTGCTATTGCCTGTAGACTGCTCTGGAGG GTCAGTATGTTGGGAGCACGTCTCGCCACCCTCACTCTCTTCACACGCCTGTTCCGCCAGTGGGTACTTGGTGTTattg GTCTTCACTGGTTGGGTGCTACGTTCTGGTTGGTGTCGCAGCAGAGTGACATCATTAAAACGCCATTGCGCTGGCGCCTGTTCAACCTGGTTCTGGGAGCTGTtcacatcttcctcttcctcaacGTCAAAGACGGAGCCTCCAGATGCCGCATGGCCGGCTtctacttg GCCATGTTTATCGAGAACGCTCTTCTTCTGCTGGCAGGTTCCGACTTCTTCAGTGTTGCATCATGGGATAGCATGGGTATCCCAGCCGCCGTGTTCTGTAGTTTCCTCATTG GAGTGATAGCTTTAGTCCTGTACTACCGGTTCCTCCACCCTAAGTCCTTTGAGATCTTCCAGAGCATACGTCACCATGGAATGGGCGGAGCTTGTGCAGTCCGGGGCTCTTCTCTCTCATTGGAAGAGAAGAGCCATCGCCACAGTCAACTTGTGGGTGGCGGGAATCTGTTGGAGCTCCCTAGCCAATGGCAGGGCTGGAAGCACCACCACTGGTTGCTGATTCGCCTAGCCATGAAGACAGGTGATGTGGCTAGAATAAGCCATGCCTATGGTGAAGGGGGATTGGTCAGGCTGCTGGGACTAGAGGAAGAGACTCTGCCAAGGTCCCCAGACATTCCGCAACGTTCTCTCAACGTTCCACAATCTTCTCCCATCGTTCCCCAGGTTGACGAGGTCAGACAGGTGGAGGAG GTTATAAAGGCAGCCCCAGCCAGAGACATCATCAGTGAGGTGAGACAGGCAGTGAGACAGGGGGAGGTGAGACATGTGCTGCCCTCACCCTCTCCCATCCAGGAAGTCAACCCGCCGCTGGTGGAGGTCCTAGTTGAGGAGGTTAGAGGTCACCTCTCTGAGCCCTCCAACCCGCAAGACGACTCCAGCCCCCCTCATTCCAGTCCCCCTCCCTCTGAAGAACGAGATGAGGAAGACTTCCAGAGCGCAACCTACTGCTCCCCCACACCCTCTTCACCCAAGTACCCAGACTACCGCCACATCGACAGCAACGTGGTCACCTCGAACACCGAAGGGTCATCTTCTGCGGGGTCACTGGATGCCAGACGTGATTCGTCTCCAGAGAGATCACCGTCCCTGCTGTTGGGCATGGGAAGCCCCCAGCGGAACTTTAACCCCACGGAGTCTGGCACCGCCTTGTACTTCAGCACTGACACAGTCTCCCCATCCAGTGGCAGTTACCTGGGCTGGGGCTCTGAGCTGTCGCCCATCTCCACCTACCGTAGACCCTACCGCATCAGGGAGCCCCTCTTTACCTCCACCCCCAGACAGGAGCCTCGTGCTGTTCCAGAGGAACCAGGTCCTAGCCCCTctaccaccgccaccaccacgcACGCTAGAAAACAACTGGTCCAGTTTGTAGACCATAGAGAAAAGTTGATCTAA